DNA from Sulfurimonas gotlandica GD1:
TTTTAGTAACAGTAGACACTACTTGTGGCTTTAGAAATGATAATGGCTTGATCATACTTGTTGAGCCGCCTAAAACACCTATAAAAAGAGCTACTGAGTATATAAACATTATTACTGCGACACTTCTTTTAAATATATGTGAATCTTTATCAAAAGTACCTAAATAAATAGCAAAACCAATACCCAGCATAGAGTAAAGTATCATAGTTACATATACGTCAGCTACACGTTCTAGCATCCATACAGCAACTCCTAGCATCATAACACCAAAGATTGCACTAACCATAGTCATCCATGCACCAGGCTTAGGCATAAACTTACCTGCACTTACACCAACTATGATAAGAGGAATACCCATACCGATACTCATAGAGAAAAGTGCCATACCACCAAGAACTGCATCTCCAGTTTGACCTATATATACAAGAGCGCCTGCCAGTGGGGCAGCTACACAAGGCCCAACAATAAGAGCTGATAAGAATCCCATTATTGCTACACCAATAAATCCGCTTTTATGTTTAGAAGAACTTACTTTTGAAACCAAAGAGTCAGGTAGTTTAAGCTCATAAAAACCAAACATACTAAGTGCCAGTGCTACAAAAACACCTGAGAATGAATAAATAACCCAAGGAGTCTGAAGAGCAGCTTGAAGGTTAGAACCAAAAAGCCCGGCTAAAACACCTGCCACTGTATAAGCAACTGCCATAGCAAGAACATAGACCATAGAGAGCATAAATGCTTTTTTAGTTGTTATTCCATCACCCTGAGAGATAATAACTCCTGAGATAATTGGAATCATAGGGAATACACATGGAGTGAGTGCAAGAAGTAGACCAAAGCCTAAAAATGTTAAAAGAATTACAAAGATATTTCCAGATTTAATAGTATCTGCAATAGCATCTGACTCAGACAACTCTTCTTTAACAGGCTCTACCTTTTCTTCTTTTTTTGTCTCTATTTTTTTAACATTTAGACTTTTTAACTCTGGCTTTTTTATAGATGCTTCATCTAATTTAGATGTATCAATATCAAAGTTATAGACCGTTGTCAGAGGCTCATAACATAAACCCTGCTCAGAACAGCCCTGATAAGAAAAACTAAGCTCAATATTCTTAATTCCTGTGACGCCACTCTCTTTTTGCAGAGTTACTACAAAACTTGGTGACTCTAAGTAGACCATCTCATCATGATGCTCAACACTTTTTGGCCCATCTTTTTTAGCTATAGATATACCACTGCCCTCTTTTAGAGAAAACTTTGTCTGTTCTTCATATACATAGATATCTTTAGCAATCTTGAGAGTAACCTCTATCTGCATCTGTGAGTTAACTTTTGCATCTGATATAAATGCCTCATCTGGCATTAAAAATTTAGGAGTAGCGGCTAAAATAAGTGTGGATGTAAAAAGGATTAAAAGTAGTTTTTTCATATAAATTTGCCTATTAAAATAATTCAATTATTATAACTAATAAAAATGTGATATCTATTATCTTTTTTGATATAAATGGAGTCTAAATTCGTATTGTCACAAAACTGTTACTATAATTAGCAACTAAAAAGTTGCTAATTATCACGAACAGGAATGTACGCAAAACCTTCATTTTGCTTGTCTATTAAACCAATAGTAGATGTTGGCACTAATTGAACAAAGTCAAATAAATTGTTTTTTTCTAACTTGTTTTTCTCCATTCCAACTTTACACATCAAAAACTCAACATCATATGCTTCTGACATAGTAGAAATTCTTTTTTTCAAGTCTGCATGTACTTTTATAAGTTCTTTATCATCTTTATAGATAGTACCTTTAAGATCTTTTAAAAAATATCTATATGCTTCACCATGAATAACAACTGCTACTTCCAGCTCTTTTAAATTATTTCTATAGTGAGTTTTACTAACTTCGATTCCCTTTAGAATATTCTTTTCAAACTTAGCAACACTACTTGTTGTAAGATCAATAACAACTCTTGGTGTCGCATCTTCAGCACTAAGAAGACCTATAAACGCTAGCAATAATATGAATTTCTTCATTATAATTCCTTATTCTGTTACTTCTTTTAAGATTGACTCAAAATCCTTCTGAGCTTGTTGAAGCACTGCTTTGGCTTCTTTGTCTTCAACTTTTGCACTACTCATCCAGTTGTAAACTGCCGGAAACCCAAGAACAACTTTATCCTCATCTTTTTTCTTGTATACCATCAGAGTACAAGGTGCAAATGCAGATGCTTCAGGACGTGTTTGAGATACTGTGTATATAACTTTTAATTTACAAATAGAGTAAGTAACATAAAAATCAAATGGACTCTCTACTGTTCCCTCTTTTGTCATCTCAGCATTGAAGTCCATATAGTTTGGCGTTACAAAACCAAATGGTTTAAAGCCGTTTTCTAAACCTAATTCTAGTTCTTCTTTCACACCTTCCCACTCTGCACCATCTAACTCAAATTCAAACTTAGAAACAAGTGATCTGCTCTCTTTTAAACTATCTTCACTATAGCCATGTTTTGCATTTGCAAGGGCACTTTTAATAGATTTAAGTACCTCTTTTTCTATAGTTCTTAATAGTTCATCATCAAATCCGAGAATCTTTGCTTGAGCTTCTGATGTTAACGTAGAAACATGCAGAGTATCTTCATTTAAACCTTGATATATACCAACACCAAGTGGAGTAAATACACCGGCATCTGGATGTTTTTTCACTAAATCCTGAGATAGTTTTGTATGATACACAGTTAAAAGTGTAAACACTTTAAAGTCAGTCTTTTGAAACTGCTTTTTAAATGGAAGATTCATCTCACTGTTGACGGCGATACTAAAGCCATTATCTGTAAATGCTTTTTCAATTGTTGTTGGTGTAATTACACCTTTTTTATTGTCTACATCAAACAGATGCAGGTCTCCTTGTGCGAACACTATACTAGCACTAAAAAGTGCAACAAACATAAGAATTATTTTCTTCATTTTTTTTCCTTTTATATTTTAAATTTAACCAGATTAAGGGACTATGTTGACCCAGCCCTCTTTAACTCTCTCTATCATCTCAACTATTCCAGCCGTTACGATTTGGGTATCTTCTATTAGTTCTTCTTCTTTTATATTTTTTGTCTTCATTGTGTTGCCACAAGCTACAAACTCTACATCAAGAAGTTTCAAAGCTCTTACTCTAAGTGCTATCTCTTTGTTGGCTTTTAATAGAGCTTTTATCCCGTGATAATAAGCAACTATTCTCATCTGAACATTTTCAGGACCATAGAACTTCAGCACATTATTTGCACTACTTAGCACATGATGTATATCTTCATCATTTGCACTTTTTATGGAAAAAACTATTTGACGTTGGTTATCAATAGCAGGTTTTGGCTCTGCAAACTCTGTTTCAGCAGATGCCAATAAAGCAAAAGTAAGTAAAACAAGTAGAAATTTAATCATTTAATCCCCTTTGTAAGATCTTTAAAGTCCTCAATATTCCAAGAACCAGGTATTGTCTTCAATATCTTTTTATTTGAATCTACAAAATAAAAGGTAGGTGTAAAATGTACTTTTATACCTAGTGGCAACTCTTCATTGTTTAAGTTTATTTTAACAGAGATAAATCTCTCATTTAACCACTTACTCATTTCTTTGTCTCTAAAAACATTTCTGTCCATATCTTCACAATAGTGACATCCTGTTTTAACTACATCTATCATTATGATTTTTTTACTCTGTTCTTGAAGCTTTAAAGCATCTTTATACGAGTGAAACTCAACTGATAAAAGAGAAGAAGCAGTAATAAGTAAAACGATTAGTATCTTATTCACTGCTCCACTCCAACATTCTATACGCTATCTCAACATTTTGTCTATGTAGAGAACCGTACATCTTAAAATCTTTAAAATCTTTCATGCTAACATTGTTTACAGTATCGGCTATATCTATCCCATTTTCTAATGCTAATGAAATCTTATCCACTAACTGAGTCAGGTATTTATATGTAGCATCGATTGAGCTCTTGTCTACTATTTTTCCATGACCACCTATAATATACTTTACATCCATAGATTTTATTTTATCCAGTGCCTCTATCCAATTTTTTAAATTTCCATCTCTTATGGATGGTATTCTTTCATTAAAGACTAAGTCACCAACAAAAATTGTCGAAAATTCCGGTATATAAATTAAAAGATCACTTTTTGTGTGAGCTTTTTTATTTACACTTTCTATGTTTATTTCTTTAGCATCTATACTTATTGTTTTATTCTCTACTAAAATATTTGGAAATACTTGTTTAGTCCCTGAATAAGCATCTTCAAGTATATTCATTTGCATTCTAGTTTTTTCTAGTTTTGTCTCATTTTCAAACTCATTAGAGCCAACAATATCAACACCTATTTCATTGTAAAATGAATTACCTAAATAGTGATCATCGTGTGTATGAGTATTTATAACATAAGAGATTGGAAGATCTTTAATCTCTTTCATTTTTGAGTATGCTTGTTTTGCGTACAAGTATGTAGGACCACTATCTATCACAAGATAGCTAGTCCCCATATTAACAAAACAGGAGTTGACCATATTACCGTTGTTACGCTCGTCCATCACCTCTGGCAAGCCAAAAAAGCAGTGTGTCTCTGCACTGACTTTTTGTGGCTTAAGAGTATAATCAAAAGCTAGGAGAGAATGAATGAACACTAAAAGTATTAGAAGTGATTTCAAAGCGTAACCTTTTTTAATTTAGTCTAGAATTTTATTTGATACTGAGCTATAAATGCATCAGCTCTATAACCACTTAAGCCACTCCATTTATCAGCTGCAACTTCAGTTGCACCGTTACCGCTTGCTACAATGTAGTTAAATGCGATTTTGTGCTGATTTCTATTACGTTTTTCCATACGAGAAAAACCTTCGTAAGGAGGGTTGATGAAAAAATTGAAACCTAAGTAAGTATTTCCTAACTCTGAACTCTTCGAATTTGTAGCAGATGCAGGATTTTTAGCTGTACCTTGCATATGTTTACCAACTAATTCTAAGGTTGGAGTTACAAGATAACCAGCTGTTGCTGTCCATACTTGTTCATCATAATTTTTTATACCTGTGATGTTATGCGCATCAAAGTACTCAGCTTTAAGGCTTAACTCTTGTAAGTTTGAGTCAATACCAATGTTATAGTTTGAATAATCTTCACCATTTGTAGTTAATGCATTTAGTCCATCAGCATTTTCAGATACAGCATAAGAAGCTTCTATGTGAAGTTTTTCAGTATAGTCAAACATACCACGAACCGCATAAGCATTTCCACCAAATTCAATACTGTTTGCCGCTGCACTTCTACTTGCTTGATTTGCTACCATAATATCGTAACCAAAACCTATCCATGGACGTTCGTGACCCATCTCAAAACCATTTACTTTACCATTATTTCCAAAACCGATATCACGGCCAGAAATCATAAGACCTGTATTTCTTTCCATTGCAAGTGACTTATCTAGCCCTCTTTCAGTAATGTCAAGATTCCATCCTGGCATAGTAAAACTCATACCATTTGGCATTTTCATAAGACCAAGTTTCACAAAAAATGCGTCATCTGCAAGATAACCAACGAAAGCATCTTTTATCATACCAGGCATAGCCGCACCATCTGTAGCATCACTACCAGCATCACCCGGATCATTTTTTTGATTAAAATCTAAGAAAACTTTAGCAAAAGCTTTACCAGCTACATAGTTCCAACCAAGACGAATACGCTGTGCTCTAAATGCAACATCAGAGTTAGCTTTTGCTACTGAACCAGATTCTTTGATTTTCATACCGTCACCACCAACTGCTTCAAGTTGTGCAAAACCGTAGAAAGTAAGTTTAGTATCTATATCACCAACTTTTTTCTTCATTGTATAACCAGCTTGTGCTGATGTACTCATTAGTAATACCGCAGCTGCTCCAGCAGCTAATTTAATCATTGAACTTTTTTTCATTGTATACCCTTTTTTTCTTTTTTAGTACATGTTATAATAAAGCGTTTGACTTTGTTATTATTAACATATTCAGATTGGATGGTAGTTAGAGCTACCATCTGCCTTTGTTTAACAGCTTCTAGAGCCTTTTGTCGGACAACCACAGTCGTAATCAACGATAGTAACATTACCTTCATTACTTACATCAACAACTTTTTTTCTTTTTATATAGTCACGAGTAACATCATACACTGCTCTGATCTTATCTTTTTGAAGATTTGATCCTGCATTTTGTAAGTTACCACCCCAAGAAGAAACTATGTATGTCTTATTCAAGTCTATAGGTTTACCTCCAATCATAAGTTTAGAAATTCTCTTACCAGCTTTATTTGCAACAGCGATGCTATACGTTACACCGCCAAGACGACTCATGTCACCACCTTGCTGATAAAGAGGATTTGCATTAAATACATTATCCGCAATATCTTCTAATAGAGTTGCAATTTTAGAACCTTTTAACTCAAATGTATAAACGTTAGGGTAAGTAATACCACACATCTCATATACATTATCCATTAAGATATCATCACCAGCTAAAACCGTTGTTCCCCATCTATAACCAGGAGTAAAAGAGATATCACACTTCATCTCATCCATGATAGCGTCATTAATCAGCTGATCAAAAGTCGAGAAGAAAGTATCTCTCTTATATAGAGTATTTTTAGTCTTACCTAGAACTTCATTAAACTCTTTAGCAAACGGTGCATATAGCTCATCTACCAGTTTAACACCTGCAGGATCTGCCGGAATCATGTTAGATGCTATTGGAACAAGCTTGTACTCATAGTTATTTACTTTACCATTCTTAGCATCTATGTCTAAACGACCAACATATTTACCATGACTACCTGCAATAACGATAACAGTACCGTTGATTGTAATAGGCTTAGGTGAA
Protein-coding regions in this window:
- a CDS encoding DsrE family protein, with protein sequence MKKFILLLAFIGLLSAEDATPRVVIDLTTSSVAKFEKNILKGIEVSKTHYRNNLKELEVAVVIHGEAYRYFLKDLKGTIYKDDKELIKVHADLKKRISTMSEAYDVEFLMCKVGMEKNKLEKNNLFDFVQLVPTSTIGLIDKQNEGFAYIPVRDN
- a CDS encoding porin is translated as MKKSSMIKLAAGAAAVLLMSTSAQAGYTMKKKVGDIDTKLTFYGFAQLEAVGGDGMKIKESGSVAKANSDVAFRAQRIRLGWNYVAGKAFAKVFLDFNQKNDPGDAGSDATDGAAMPGMIKDAFVGYLADDAFFVKLGLMKMPNGMSFTMPGWNLDITERGLDKSLAMERNTGLMISGRDIGFGNNGKVNGFEMGHERPWIGFGYDIMVANQASRSAAANSIEFGGNAYAVRGMFDYTEKLHIEASYAVSENADGLNALTTNGEDYSNYNIGIDSNLQELSLKAEYFDAHNITGIKNYDEQVWTATAGYLVTPTLELVGKHMQGTAKNPASATNSKSSELGNTYLGFNFFINPPYEGFSRMEKRNRNQHKIAFNYIVASGNGATEVAADKWSGLSGYRADAFIAQYQIKF
- a CDS encoding DUF302 domain-containing protein — protein: MKKIILMFVALFSASIVFAQGDLHLFDVDNKKGVITPTTIEKAFTDNGFSIAVNSEMNLPFKKQFQKTDFKVFTLLTVYHTKLSQDLVKKHPDAGVFTPLGVGIYQGLNEDTLHVSTLTSEAQAKILGFDDELLRTIEKEVLKSIKSALANAKHGYSEDSLKESRSLVSKFEFELDGAEWEGVKEELELGLENGFKPFGFVTPNYMDFNAEMTKEGTVESPFDFYVTYSICKLKVIYTVSQTRPEASAFAPCTLMVYKKKDEDKVVLGFPAVYNWMSSAKVEDKEAKAVLQQAQKDFESILKEVTE
- a CDS encoding MBL fold metallo-hydrolase; the protein is MKSLLILLVFIHSLLAFDYTLKPQKVSAETHCFFGLPEVMDERNNGNMVNSCFVNMGTSYLVIDSGPTYLYAKQAYSKMKEIKDLPISYVINTHTHDDHYLGNSFYNEIGVDIVGSNEFENETKLEKTRMQMNILEDAYSGTKQVFPNILVENKTISIDAKEINIESVNKKAHTKSDLLIYIPEFSTIFVGDLVFNERIPSIRDGNLKNWIEALDKIKSMDVKYIIGGHGKIVDKSSIDATYKYLTQLVDKISLALENGIDIADTVNNVSMKDFKDFKMYGSLHRQNVEIAYRMLEWSSE
- a CDS encoding thioredoxin family protein translates to MNKILIVLLITASSLLSVEFHSYKDALKLQEQSKKIIMIDVVKTGCHYCEDMDRNVFRDKEMSKWLNERFISVKINLNNEELPLGIKVHFTPTFYFVDSNKKILKTIPGSWNIEDFKDLTKGIK
- a CDS encoding DsrE family protein produces the protein MIKFLLVLLTFALLASAETEFAEPKPAIDNQRQIVFSIKSANDEDIHHVLSSANNVLKFYGPENVQMRIVAYYHGIKALLKANKEIALRVRALKLLDVEFVACGNTMKTKNIKEEELIEDTQIVTAGIVEMIERVKEGWVNIVP
- the dsbD gene encoding protein-disulfide reductase DsbD: MKKLLLILFTSTLILAATPKFLMPDEAFISDAKVNSQMQIEVTLKIAKDIYVYEEQTKFSLKEGSGISIAKKDGPKSVEHHDEMVYLESPSFVVTLQKESGVTGIKNIELSFSYQGCSEQGLCYEPLTTVYNFDIDTSKLDEASIKKPELKSLNVKKIETKKEEKVEPVKEELSESDAIADTIKSGNIFVILLTFLGFGLLLALTPCVFPMIPIISGVIISQGDGITTKKAFMLSMVYVLAMAVAYTVAGVLAGLFGSNLQAALQTPWVIYSFSGVFVALALSMFGFYELKLPDSLVSKVSSSKHKSGFIGVAIMGFLSALIVGPCVAAPLAGALVYIGQTGDAVLGGMALFSMSIGMGIPLIIVGVSAGKFMPKPGAWMTMVSAIFGVMMLGVAVWMLERVADVYVTMILYSMLGIGFAIYLGTFDKDSHIFKRSVAVIMFIYSVALFIGVLGGSTSMIKPLSFLKPQVVSTVTKIERKHTEFVKVTSIAELDELLSKHKGKKIMLDFYADWCTSCKELEEVTFANESVKNKMDEFILIQADVTDNKKEQKDLSKKYGVFGPPAILFFDKDSKVIKSKTIIGFIEPDEFLTHLNKI